One genomic region from Erythrobacter mangrovi encodes:
- a CDS encoding right-handed parallel beta-helix repeat-containing protein, giving the protein MRESGRGYATLQEAVDAIGDGSGTIEIAAGNWRDCAVQRGGFVTYRAAVPGTALLGGVACEGKASLVLRGRGALVEGLVFADITVRDGNGAGIRLEKGPLTVSQSWFRDSQQGIMTSNGIDSELIVDKSTFTRLGTCENSGGCAHSIYVGDYGRLRVTRSRFEQGTGGHYLKSRASRTVIENCSFDDANGHGTKYMIDLPNGAGGAIRGNWFVQGADKENWSAFIAIGAEGAHHSADGLVIEGNDARLAPGLRRSPAFVADWTGDRLVLGDNALGPGLKRYERR; this is encoded by the coding sequence GTGCGCGAAAGCGGTCGCGGCTATGCCACGCTCCAGGAAGCGGTTGACGCGATCGGCGATGGCAGCGGGACCATCGAAATCGCCGCGGGCAATTGGCGCGATTGCGCGGTTCAGCGCGGAGGCTTTGTTACCTATCGTGCGGCGGTACCGGGCACGGCGCTGCTCGGTGGCGTGGCCTGCGAAGGCAAGGCCTCGTTGGTACTCCGCGGCCGTGGCGCCCTGGTCGAAGGCCTCGTCTTTGCCGATATCACGGTGCGCGACGGCAACGGTGCCGGTATTCGGCTGGAAAAAGGCCCACTCACCGTCTCCCAGAGCTGGTTCCGCGACAGCCAGCAGGGGATCATGACCAGCAATGGCATCGATAGCGAGCTCATCGTCGACAAGTCGACGTTCACCCGGCTCGGCACCTGCGAGAATTCGGGTGGTTGCGCCCATTCAATCTACGTCGGTGACTATGGCAGACTCAGGGTAACGCGCAGCCGCTTCGAACAGGGAACCGGGGGGCACTACCTCAAGTCTCGCGCGTCGCGCACCGTCATCGAGAACTGCAGCTTCGACGATGCCAACGGGCATGGCACCAAATACATGATCGACTTGCCCAATGGAGCGGGCGGGGCAATCCGCGGTAACTGGTTCGTGCAAGGGGCGGATAAGGAGAACTGGTCTGCCTTTATCGCCATCGGTGCGGAGGGTGCGCACCATAGTGCCGACGGGCTGGTGATAGAGGGCAATGACGCACGCCTCGCCCCAGGTCTGCGTCGCTCCCCGGCTTTCGTCGCCGACTGGACCGGCGATCGCCTGGTGCTTGGCGACAACGCACTGGGCCCCGGGCTCAAGCGCTACGAACGACGCTAA